A region from the Campylobacter subantarcticus LMG 24377 genome encodes:
- a CDS encoding filamentous hemagglutinin N-terminal domain-containing protein: MKKLTHHIMLSGITVSLLFSPLMATTKIKPNQLPSGGKFTHGTSGSINTNNNIMNITGDKTNSVIQWGGGFSIGEKAQVNFKGENKNYLNIAHGTSKSTIEGILNADGNNVFLINPNGVIITKTGTINANRFVTSTSSMSDADMDKFAKLSSLEAGISFSPVFKPSKAGNVVNMGNINANDITLQANKIILEAGINTKGQLNKITTDKLHLKANEVYVDVGTTKVNNASIAANKGNLYLSSTGYYYNPKANYNVFDSVNSINKTYNQYISIGSDVDWWHFAKGWNENKEDFRNTASEYRLTNNIDFKGNQGQNYANYCIDSLGCTSMIVGTSGSFTKIFDGQGYTLKNINIDTTTLDNKPQYVGIFGSANKATFKNINVDYMDGGIKAENNNGYIYVGGFVGAADFGEFSNISLSNIGNINSRSNNNKYNSSVGGFAGYGYGNKFSNISLNDIGSIHSSGNRVSYVGGFIGDSMQQNSFSNIILNDINSIVATEATYTRLGGFVGFTSFEDDYSNIFLTDIGEIKSESKNNADVGGFVGYANGAGGVTFSNIFLDEIGVIEAIASDENDDYFEATNVGGFAGELFNISKIDNIVLNNIKKINADGPYKVNSGGFAGEIRIQTAEKANIINNIILDNIDYIGASGSNVMSGGFAGMISDHNSIFSNIHIKDIKNITTTAKSHYENGGHVSIHTGGFAGYLTGSASHYSDIYLEDIKNINAEADNDETIDVLAGGFVGRALYGKFSNIYIKGLKNIHTHVKNGEIHSYNIGSFVGAAYSGKEIVNYENIFIFLDPDFSLTANKNSNIGLFVGKNEVFDENLNKKYTNVNIYYKKDTLTNATADNEYLNKQEFNKNANNDNKINAYAYSDSNKEQAYEDFINHVNTIPKPIFPTTPISKPSQDTDYIVRAEDIINEEVVLDKNDLHQEMIKKEIINDIKFKLHISDLLAMLNELKEEDAYSNMNEDQKVEFIAKYFLSGDKTKARSLVQSLDFLLAYKNNGLSAASEDKFEGKGFNTKKDILEQVNDTIENINKTNQLKEVLRPLVNSYNNYLKELLAKEKKLEDAVKAYNAYVDLINQNKASKNDPAFILLKEQIDTIIAKSQEYANKIKGYQDKLSDWQEENNTDNFQVVGAFANVILNTNPKLTPITGDGGTIPTPSPSLPDVAIQPDNDNSDLTLSFEQTSSFNLKGDEAIKEEEQVEVVEETSLTQKGKICIVSDNYKTMNSCLVSGM, encoded by the coding sequence TTGCTCATGGAACAAGTAAATCTACCATAGAAGGTATATTAAATGCAGATGGTAATAATGTCTTTTTAATCAATCCTAATGGAGTAATCATTACTAAAACAGGAACTATTAATGCTAATCGCTTTGTGACTTCAACTTCTTCTATGAGTGATGCTGATATGGATAAATTTGCTAAATTAAGTAGTTTAGAAGCAGGAATAAGCTTTTCTCCTGTGTTTAAACCATCTAAAGCAGGTAATGTAGTAAATATGGGTAATATTAATGCAAATGATATTACCTTGCAAGCTAATAAAATTATTCTTGAAGCTGGCATTAACACAAAAGGACAATTAAATAAAATTACAACTGATAAATTACATTTAAAAGCTAATGAAGTTTATGTAGATGTAGGAACTACAAAAGTAAATAATGCAAGCATTGCTGCTAATAAAGGAAATTTGTATTTAAGTTCTACAGGATATTATTATAATCCAAAAGCAAACTACAATGTTTTTGATTCTGTAAATAGTATTAATAAAACATACAATCAATATATAAGTATAGGTTCTGATGTAGATTGGTGGCATTTTGCTAAGGGATGGAATGAAAATAAAGAGGATTTTAGAAATACTGCAAGTGAATATAGACTCACAAATAATATAGACTTTAAAGGTAATCAAGGACAAAACTATGCAAATTATTGTATAGATAGTCTTGGTTGTACTTCTATGATAGTTGGGACAAGTGGTAGTTTTACAAAGATTTTTGATGGACAAGGATATACATTAAAAAATATTAATATAGACACAACAACATTAGACAATAAACCACAATATGTTGGTATATTTGGAAGTGCTAATAAAGCTACATTTAAAAATATCAATGTAGATTATATGGATGGTGGTATAAAGGCAGAAAATAACAATGGTTATATTTATGTAGGTGGATTTGTTGGTGCTGCTGATTTTGGTGAATTTTCCAATATTTCTTTAAGCAATATAGGTAATATTAATAGTAGAAGTAATAATAATAAATATAATTCCTCTGTAGGTGGTTTTGCTGGATATGGTTATGGTAATAAATTTAGCAATATCTCTTTAAATGATATAGGTAGTATTCATAGTAGTGGTAATCGTGTTTCCTATGTAGGTGGATTTATTGGAGACAGTATGCAACAAAATAGTTTTTCTAATATTATCTTAAATGATATAAATAGTATTGTTGCTACTGAAGCTACCTATACTCGTTTAGGTGGTTTTGTTGGGTTTACTTCGTTTGAAGATGATTATTCTAATATTTTTTTAACTGATATTGGAGAAATAAAATCTGAATCCAAAAATAATGCAGATGTAGGTGGTTTTGTTGGGTATGCTAATGGTGCTGGTGGTGTTACTTTCTCTAATATTTTTTTAGATGAGATAGGCGTGATAGAAGCTATTGCTAGTGATGAAAATGATGATTATTTCGAAGCAACAAATGTAGGTGGATTTGCTGGAGAATTATTTAATATTTCAAAAATTGATAATATTGTTTTAAATAATATAAAAAAAATAAATGCTGATGGACCTTATAAAGTTAATTCTGGCGGATTTGCTGGGGAAATTAGGATACAAACAGCTGAAAAAGCTAATATAATAAATAATATAATATTAGATAACATAGATTATATTGGCGCTAGTGGAAGCAATGTTATGTCTGGCGGATTTGCTGGGATGATTTCAGATCACAATAGCATATTTTCAAATATTCATATAAAAGATATAAAAAATATTACCACTACGGCAAAATCACACTATGAAAATGGAGGTCATGTTTCTATACATACTGGAGGTTTTGCAGGTTATTTGACTGGAAGCGCTAGTCATTATTCTGATATTTATTTGGAAGATATAAAAAATATTAATGCCGAAGCAGATAATGACGAAACAATTGATGTTCTTGCAGGCGGTTTTGTTGGGCGTGCTCTTTATGGTAAATTTTCTAATATTTATATAAAAGGCTTAAAAAATATTCATACTCATGTAAAAAATGGTGAAATTCATTCCTATAATATAGGAAGTTTTGTTGGAGCCGCTTATTCTGGAAAAGAAATTGTAAACTATGAAAATATTTTTATATTTTTAGATCCTGATTTTAGTTTAACTGCAAATAAGAATAGTAATATTGGATTGTTTGTAGGCAAAAATGAAGTTTTTGACGAAAATTTAAATAAAAAGTATACAAATGTCAATATCTATTATAAAAAAGATACTTTAACCAATGCAACAGCTGATAATGAATATCTAAATAAACAAGAGTTTAATAAAAATGCTAATAATGATAATAAAATTAATGCATACGCTTATTCTGATAGTAATAAGGAACAAGCTTATGAAGATTTTATAAATCATGTTAATACTATCCCTAAACCTATCTTTCCTACAACACCGATATCTAAACCATCACAAGATACAGATTACATCGTTAGAGCAGAAGATATTATCAATGAAGAGGTTGTTTTAGATAAAAATGATTTACACCAAGAAATGATCAAAAAAGAAATCATTAATGATATAAAATTTAAATTACATATTAGTGATTTATTAGCTATGCTTAATGAATTAAAAGAAGAAGATGCTTATTCTAATATGAATGAAGATCAAAAAGTTGAGTTTATAGCTAAATACTTTCTAAGTGGTGATAAAACTAAAGCTAGAAGTTTAGTTCAAAGCTTAGACTTTCTTTTAGCTTATAAAAACAATGGTTTAAGTGCTGCTTCGGAAGATAAATTTGAAGGAAAAGGTTTTAATACAAAAAAAGATATACTAGAACAAGTGAATGATACAATCGAAAATATTAATAAAACCAACCAACTAAAAGAAGTGTTGCGTCCTTTAGTGAATAGTTATAATAACTATCTAAAAGAACTCTTAGCTAAAGAAAAAAAACTCGAAGATGCCGTTAAAGCTTACAATGCTTATGTAGATTTAATCAATCAAAACAAAGCAAGTAAAAATGATCCTGCATTTATTTTATTAAAAGAACAAATAGATACTATAATTGCAAAAAGTCAAGAATATGCAAATAAGATTAAAGGTTATCAAGATAAATTATCTGATTGGCAAGAAGAAAACAATACAGATAATTTTCAAGTAGTTGGTGCTTTTGCTAATGTGATATTAAATACTAATCCTAAATTAACACCAATTACTGGAGATGGTGGTACTATACCTACTCCATCGCCATCACTTCCTGATGTAGCTATTCAACCTGATAATGATAATTCTGATTTAACCCTAAGTTTTGAACAAACTTCATCTTTCAATCTAAAAGGAGATGAAGCTATTAAAGAAGAAGAACAAGTTGAAGTAGTAGAAGAAACTTCATTGACGCAAAAAGGTAAAATTTGTATAGTAAGTGATAATTATAAAACTATGAATTCTTGTTTAGTTAGTGGAATGTAA